In a genomic window of Terriglobia bacterium:
- the cas2 gene encoding CRISPR-associated endonuclease Cas2 translates to MWLMAMFDLPVEDKEDRRNYTRFRKALLKDGFMMLQLSVYARYLPSEEAAEAHRKTVRSAVPPLGQVRLIAVTDHQFGKMEVFYGRKPRKPEEPQSQMLLF, encoded by the coding sequence ATGTGGCTGATGGCAATGTTTGACCTGCCGGTGGAAGACAAGGAAGACCGGCGCAATTACACGCGTTTCCGCAAGGCGCTGCTCAAGGATGGCTTCATGATGCTGCAGCTCTCGGTGTATGCGCGTTATTTGCCGAGCGAAGAAGCCGCCGAGGCTCACCGTAAGACCGTGCGGAGCGCAGTCCCGCCGCTGGGCCAGGTGCGGCTGATCGCGGTTACCGATCATCAGTTCGGGAAAATGGAAGTTTTTTATGGAAGAAAGCCGCGCAAACCGGAGGAACCGCAGAGCCAGATGCTGCTTTTCTGA